The Microtus pennsylvanicus isolate mMicPen1 chromosome 13 unlocalized genomic scaffold, mMicPen1.hap1 SUPER_13_unloc_2, whole genome shotgun sequence genome segment ccagagatgcagggctggttcaacatacgaaaatctatcaatgtaatccatcatataaataaactgaaagaaaaaaccatatgatcatttcattagatgctgaaaaagcattcgacaaaattcaatatccctttatgataaaagtcttggagagattagggatacaagggtcatacctaaaaataataaaagctatttacagcaaggcaacagctgacatcaaattaaatggagaataactcaaagccatcccactaaaatcaggacacgacaaggatgtccactctctccatacctcttcaatataatgcttgaaattctagcaattacaataagacaacataaggggatcaaggggatttgtatcagaaaagaagaagttaagatctcgttatttgcagatgatatgatagtatacataagcgaccccaaaaactctaccaaagaactcctacagctgataaacacctttagtattgtggcaggatacaagatcaactccaaaaaaacaGTGGCCTTTCATAcaataaggataaggaaacagagaaggaagttagagaagcatcacctttcacgatagccacaaatagcataaaatatcttggggtaactctgaaaaaggatgtgaaagatctatttgacaagaactttaagtctttgaagaaagaaattgaagaggacaccagaaaatggaaggatctcccttgctcctggattgggaggatcaacatagtaaaaatggcaattttaccaaaagcaatctatagattcaatgcaatccccatcaaaatcccatcaaaattcttctcagatctggagaagacaaaatcaactttatatggaaaaacaaaaaaccgagggtagccaaaacaatcttatacaacaaaggagcgtctggaggcattaccatccctgacttcaaatactgctacagagctacagtattgaaaacagcttggtattgacataaaaacagagaagtcgaccaatggaatcgaatagaagaccctgacattaacccacaaatgtaagaacacctgattttcgataaaggagcttaaaagtatacaatggaaaaaagagagcatcttcaacaaattgtgctggcaaaactggatgtcaacctgtagaagaatgaaaatagatccatatctatcaccatgcacaaaactcaagtccaaatggattaaagacctcaatatcagtccaaacacactgaacctgatagaagagaaagtgggaagtactctacaacatatgggcacaggagaccacttcctacgtataaccccagcagcacagacattaaggacctcattgaataaatgggacctcctgagactgagaagcttctgtaaagcaaaggacactgtcgctaagacacacaggcaacccactgactgggagaagatcttcaccaaccccacaactgacaaaggtctgatctccaaaatatataaagaactcaagaaactagaccataaaaggctaatcaacacaattataaaatggggtactgagctgaacagagaattctcaacagaagaagttcaaatggccaaaaggcacttaaggtcatactcaacttctttagcgatcagggaaatgcaaatcaagacaactttaagataccatcttacacctgtcagaatggctaaaatcaaaaacaccaatgatagcctttgttggagaggttgtggagaaaggggtacactcatccattgctggtgggaatgcaaacttgtgcaaccactttggaaggcagtatggcggtttctcaggaaattcgggatcaacttacccctggacccagcaataccactcttgggaatatacccaagagaggccttatcatacaacaaaagtatatgctctacaatgttcatagcagcattgtttgtgatagccagaacctggaaacaacctagatgcccttcaatggaagaatggaagaagaaagtatggaatttatacatattagagtactactcagcaataaaaaacaaggacttcatgaattttgcatacaaatggatggaaatagaaaacactatcctgagtgaggtaagccagacccaaaaagaggaacatgggatgtactcactcatatttagtttctagccataaaccaaggacattgagcttataattagtgatcctagagaagctaaataaggagaacccaaagaaaaacatataggcatcctcctgaatattaaccttcagcaagcaatgaaaggagacagagacagagacccaaattggcgcacaggactgaaatctcaaggtccaaatcaggagcagaaggagagagagcacgagcatggaactcaggaccgcgaagggtgcacccacacactgagacaatggggatgttctattgggaactcagcaaggccagctgccctgagtctggaaaagcctgggataaaaccggactctctgaacatagcggacaatgaggactactgagaactcaagaacaatggcaatgggtttctgatcctactgcacgcactggctttgtgggagcctaggcagtttggatgctcaaattactagacctggatggaggtgggggttccttggacttcccacaggacagggaaccctgattgcttttcgggctggggggagacttaattgggggagggggagagaaatgggaggcggtggcggggaagagacagaaatctttaataaataaataaatttaaaaaatcagaaaacaagttacatctttccaacatacaatggtataGAATATGGAACACCATTTACACTgcaaaatagagaaatggagacatagtgGGAGAAGATTGAACCAAGAGAAGATTGAAGCATAGCAGGACAAATATTAAATCCTGTAGctctgtctctgatacacaaggcttcagtttcaaagggcttagatggccctatccctgcatctagttttcgttttttttttttgagacagggtttttctgtagctttagagcctgtcctggaactagctcttgtagaccaggctggcctcgaactcatagacatctacctgctctgcctcccgagtgctgggattaaaggcatgcaccataccacccagccctgcatcttttcatatatctctgtggttaatttcactccctatattcagctagttctccacagaagatgttttatagTTTAGGCATCTCAATATCTTATGCTATCAAAATGCAACCTAGGCTGTATCAAAATAcaaccctggctgttgtggaatattattgtaagatgtgttatatttgtttatgttgtgaaacaattgtttcaatgatacaaatatgtgttgcattcttttatgttgcatgtgtataattctgtgaagctatgatactgggctggtctaaaatacctatttggcctaatgaacagtcagtagcttggtagaaaagtataagaagggctggcaagcagaaacaataaacaggaggagaaatcttggaggaaaaaaaggaaggatgaccaagaaaaggagagaaaagtatgggccagtgactcagatacacagcaagccacagaataagaagtaaataaaaatttatacagaatagagaaagataaaagcccagaagcaaaaggtagatgggacaatTAGTTTAGAaacgctggctagaaacaagacagcctaagaccagaaatttataataataataataataataataataataataataataataataagcctcagtgtatgtcactttttgagagctgggtggcagacctccaaaagagtaaaaacaacaacaccagGTTTTGTCCTCATAGCTTCATGGTATGAACTCTCACAATCTCTtcactgggtttctgtctctgccaaacatggatgccagtaacaatgctgaattgtaaccacaaactaaaaacccagtaccctaaattttgattctttcttgtttacaggaccagcacatgatgagtggtcctgaaaagcttaacttcttaattgacagacactaacacacttggaccacaggtgtagcagattttgtatgaaattgcttcctaggattaggaatcactttgcttactccttacataaattgaaggtttatgtggatggagtcttactcctggagcaccttgctagacttccattccatggcaagggcctgtctataatagtaataaactccTTGAAAATCCCTGCTTCTTTCAGTAATTGGTGGCCACCTgaaactaccttttcattttcatttatttcagccccacgtgttttctttttactgtagacctgaatgaatcatcagtaataaccatccaacagatccaatatttcatttaaggaatcagcccatttttttaaattgtgctttaCTAAATATCGAGGTAATAGaaagattttggagccaaaatatcaaaCAATGACCTCTAGCTTAATCTGTTATGGAGTCTATAATTTCCAACTGAAATCCTATGATCTCAGTCTCTACTTTCTGgcattcttcttaacatttctgtcttcctggtcctataagaacagccaatttagttctgtgtaaaactttctatatttttttcaccacctaaagtctagatatcttctacactctttcaagaggcatcattcccaggttctgcctagcaacaatattacttttggttttccatttctttgtcctaacttgcatttatgttgctctgattaaatcctctaaccaaaatcagctcagacaatgagtggggtaatttgacttcatcatttttagagcttaggatagaaaatCATGTTAATAGTTGAATGCAGCCCAGAGTCCGGGAGTCGAAGCCGGTTGTCAAGCCAGTCCCGTTCCGCGCtcccctgccttttctttctctttcaacatGACAGATGCCGCTGTGTCCTTCGCCAAGGACTTCTTGGCAGGTGGAGTGGCCGCGGCCATCTCCAAGACGGCGGTAGCGCCCATCGAGCGGGTCAAGCTGCTGCTGCAGGTGCAGCATGCCAGCAAGCAAATCACGGCAGATAAGCAATACAAGGGCATTATAGACTGCGTGGTTCGTATCCCCAAGGAACAGGGAGTCCTGTCCTTCTGGCGTGGTAACCTGGCCAATGTCATCAGATACTTCCCCACCCAGGCTCTCAACTTTGCCTTCAAAGATAAATACAAGCAGATCTTTTTGGGTGGTGTGGACAAGAGGACCCAGTTTTGGCGCTACTTTGCAGGGAACCTGGCATCAGGTGGTGCCGCTGGGGCCACATCCTTGTGCTTTGTGTACCCTCTTGATTTTGCCCGTACCCGTCTAGCAGCTGATGTGGGCAAAGCTGGAGCTGAAAGGGAATTCAAAGGCCTTGGTGACTGCCTGGTTAAGATCTACAAATCTGATGGGATTAGGGGCCTGTACCAAGGCTTTAATGTGTCAGTCCAGGGCATTATCATCTACCGAGCTGCCTACTTTGGCATCTATGACACTGCAAAGGGAATGCTTCCAGATCCCAAGAACACTCACATTTTCATCAGCTGGATGATTGCACAGTCTGTCACTGCTGTCGCTGGCTTGACTTCCTATCCCTTTGACACGGTTCGCCGTCGTATGATGATGCAGTCAGGACGCAAAGGAACTGACatcatgtacacaggcacaatcGACTGCTGGAGGAAGATTGCTCGTGACGAAGGAAGCAAGGCCTTTTTCAAGGGTGCATGGTCCAACGTTCTCAGGGGCATGGGAGGTGCCTTTGTGCTTGTCTTGTATGATGAGATCAAGAAGTACACATAATTATGTCGTAGGTGTTCTCCCCGAGAACAGGCATGTTGTATAATACACCATATCTTGAACATTCTGGACAGATTCTCTGGGCTTGTCTGTTTTATCAGTGGCAACTATTTACCAGTTGAAAAGTGGGAAGCAATAATATTCATCTGACCAGTTTTCTCTTAAAGCCATTTCCATAATGACAATAATGATGGgactcaattatattttttatttcagtcactcctgataataaaaattgaagaaataaaaaatatctaaagacaaaaaaaaaaaaaaaatagttgaatgcaaaaatccatggacaaagattgtttcctggctttctctcttgcccagtcactccttcattcatgctaagatagctcccttttgtagcccaagcccactttcttagggatattgcCACCCTCATTGGAGGAGCCTTCCCACGTGaatcatcaacacaatctctcccagatacagcagTCATGGCTTTTATGAACCACgccactctgaacacagttgagcaaatgtccttgtggtaggatcttttggatatatgtccaagagtggtatagctgggtcttgaggtgaattgactcacaacttcctgaggactgcatgttgatttccacattggctgtacaagtttgcacttgtaaAATGAATCCCCTTGCTACATGTCCTTGCCAGTATTAGCTGCCCCTTGATTTATGGAGCTTAACaaatctaacaggtgtaagataaaatctcaaagtagttttgatattcattttcctgatggctaaagatgttgaacatgtcttcaagtgtttctcagtcactttagattcttttactgagaattctgtttagaggtgttccccattatagttggattatttgctttgttcttgtctagtttcttgaattctttaatatcctaggtgaggaagcccataatcacatggaaaaatatgatatttactcacttataggtggatattagcagttaagtaaagtataatcacagtaatcacagttaatcacagtacaatccatagacacagacaggctaagtaacaacagctctaggggagatgcatggatctccctggtaagcaGAAATAGAACAGATCTTGTGGGTATCCTGGAggcagggaggatgggaagaggaaggatcaggtgagcgaggaagagacagatgtggagaagacagggaaagatgATGGGAATAGAGAAGCTTTTAACAGGGGATGTGGAAACTGTAgtgaaaacattctggaaactaTAAAGGTGACCCTAGTGACTGTTCCTAGTAATCAAGAATATGGAGGTTGAACTAGCCGTTTTCTGTAACCACATAAAGctcccagtgggactgggacaccaagccagccacaaaatattcaacccacttgtaccacctgcaagatatgctgggacactggtgactctgagatttcttaatggccaaaaaatgactggtctaacttgaagctcaTACTATGAGAGGAAACCCATAACTGAAAActgcctagatggccaggaaccagaacttgaatggctcagagaacagggGTAGAACCAAATAACAGCTGACCAAGAaaagatatcaataaaatgattcttaactaTTTCTTGCTATAATCATAGGTTGACACCTGGCCTACTtgttattaaagaggcttcttccaggggctgatggAAGCCCATCAGAGATCCTTACCCAAACATAAGCTTGAGCTGTATTGATCTTGTAGAAGGAGGGTGTGAGGATTGTAGCATTCAGTGGTTGAGGaaatcaggagaacatgg includes the following:
- the LOC142842112 gene encoding ADP/ATP translocase 2 — translated: MTDAAVSFAKDFLAGGVAAAISKTAVAPIERVKLLLQVQHASKQITADKQYKGIIDCVVRIPKEQGVLSFWRGNLANVIRYFPTQALNFAFKDKYKQIFLGGVDKRTQFWRYFAGNLASGGAAGATSLCFVYPLDFARTRLAADVGKAGAEREFKGLGDCLVKIYKSDGIRGLYQGFNVSVQGIIIYRAAYFGIYDTAKGMLPDPKNTHIFISWMIAQSVTAVAGLTSYPFDTVRRRMMMQSGRKGTDIMYTGTIDCWRKIARDEGSKAFFKGAWSNVLRGMGGAFVLVLYDEIKKYT